One region of Turicibacter bilis genomic DNA includes:
- a CDS encoding IS256 family transposase, whose amino-acid sequence MTRKATMNQLFNLLQDEYNIKSASDIEAVLLDMFGGFIEQALEAELDQHLGYSRYDFRNKSTSNARNGRQSKTIQTRLGETTIQTPRDRQGSFEPQIVPKRQTNVIGIEEKILSLYAKGLSTRDISKTLAEIYGFETSHETISAVTDKVIPLIQDWQQRPLEPVYPIIYLDALHVKVRDGMSASNKAVYCIIGVSLDGRKDVLSLSIGEAESASYWMSLLDELKARGVQDICIACVDGLSGFKQAIQAVFPHALVQRCLVHLIRQSTKFVSYQDRKSFCYDLKQIYQAINRSVAEQAFETFKNKWSPLVPLAVRVWENNIEEVYQLFNFPKEIRKMIYTTNAIESYNSQLRKVLKGKGAFPNETSVMKLIYLQTMEVTKKWRRQLSNWSQILNQLLILYPDRLTPYL is encoded by the coding sequence ATGACAAGAAAAGCTACGATGAACCAATTATTTAATCTCCTCCAAGATGAATACAACATTAAATCTGCTAGTGATATTGAAGCTGTTTTATTAGACATGTTTGGAGGCTTTATTGAACAAGCATTAGAAGCTGAATTAGATCAACATCTAGGATATAGCCGATATGATTTTCGTAATAAATCAACTTCAAATGCACGAAATGGACGTCAATCTAAAACCATTCAAACGCGTCTTGGTGAAACAACGATTCAGACTCCCAGAGATCGGCAAGGTTCATTTGAACCTCAAATCGTGCCTAAACGTCAAACCAATGTCATCGGAATTGAAGAAAAGATTCTATCGCTTTATGCTAAAGGTTTATCAACGCGTGATATTTCTAAAACATTAGCAGAGATTTATGGCTTTGAAACGTCACATGAAACGATCTCTGCTGTAACTGATAAAGTGATTCCACTGATTCAAGATTGGCAACAACGGCCTTTAGAGCCTGTTTATCCTATCATTTATTTAGATGCGCTTCATGTCAAAGTGCGTGATGGAATGAGTGCCTCAAACAAAGCAGTTTACTGTATCATAGGTGTGTCTTTAGATGGTCGCAAAGATGTTTTAAGCCTCTCTATCGGAGAAGCAGAAAGTGCCTCTTATTGGATGAGTTTATTAGATGAATTAAAGGCTCGTGGAGTGCAAGATATTTGTATTGCCTGTGTGGATGGTTTAAGTGGCTTTAAACAGGCCATTCAAGCTGTTTTTCCTCATGCCCTCGTTCAACGTTGTTTAGTTCATTTAATCCGACAATCAACGAAATTTGTTTCTTATCAAGATAGAAAATCATTCTGTTATGATTTAAAACAAATCTATCAAGCGATTAATCGATCAGTAGCAGAACAAGCCTTTGAGACCTTTAAAAATAAATGGAGTCCCCTGGTACCTTTAGCCGTTAGAGTGTGGGAAAATAACATCGAAGAAGTTTATCAACTCTTTAATTTTCCTAAAGAAATTCGAAAAATGATTTATACGACAAACGCCATTGAAAGCTACAATAGCCAATTAAGAAAAGTTCTAAAAGGAAAAGGAGCTTTTCCAAATGAAACATCGGTGATGAAATTAATCTATCTTCAAACCATGGAAGTTACTAAGAAGTGGCGACGTCAACTTTCAAATTGGAGTCAAATATTAAATCAATTATTAATCTTATACCCAGATCGTTTAACACCCTATCTATAA
- the dcuC gene encoding C4-dicarboxylate transporter DcuC gives MVIISITLIILIVAGYFIKKNFDIKWVMFGSGIALMGSAILLKVPLLPEESSSGIAFFDIFKVIGTLFTKQLTGASFILMLLFGYTAFMKQIGANQMTVQMLSRPLLHLKYKALLLPLFYLIGNVLGLIIPSASSLSVLLMATAYPILVSAGISPLGVAAVIAMSATIAPTPLGADNLLASQALDMTVTDYVFNYHAKASIPIILVLAIVHYVWQRYMDKKEVALEINQEMLLNEEERITLNTPRLYSILPMLPLLLMVIFNVFLKKDNVGMVEVTLCSFLISIFFEMLRLKSVQKGVQSIQVFFDGMGVGLTTVVIQVVAALTFVEGLKIIGVIDLLTNSINQLSGAGLILTLFFCGLALCVGLLSGSGLALFYACVELMPSFAASAGMNAMLLAIPMQFVSHLVKSISPVSPTVIIISSMMNVSPVGLIKRTIVPVLIGMLLSIILPYLLF, from the coding sequence ATGGTGATTATTAGTATCACGTTGATTATATTGATCGTCGCAGGGTACTTCATTAAAAAGAATTTCGATATTAAATGGGTGATGTTTGGAAGCGGGATTGCCTTGATGGGAAGTGCTATTTTACTTAAAGTACCTCTTTTACCTGAGGAAAGTAGTAGTGGCATTGCTTTTTTTGATATCTTTAAAGTCATTGGGACATTATTTACGAAACAGTTAACAGGAGCCAGTTTTATTTTGATGCTTCTGTTTGGATATACAGCGTTTATGAAACAAATTGGAGCGAATCAAATGACGGTTCAGATGTTGAGTCGCCCCTTATTACATTTAAAATATAAGGCGTTATTATTACCGTTATTTTATCTGATCGGAAATGTACTCGGATTAATTATTCCAAGTGCCTCAAGTTTATCTGTTTTATTAATGGCCACGGCTTATCCAATTTTAGTCTCAGCTGGGATTTCGCCGCTTGGGGTAGCAGCTGTTATTGCGATGTCAGCAACGATTGCTCCCACCCCATTAGGAGCCGATAATTTATTAGCCTCTCAGGCTTTAGACATGACAGTGACAGATTATGTTTTTAATTATCATGCCAAAGCTTCTATTCCAATCATTTTAGTTTTAGCGATTGTTCATTATGTCTGGCAACGTTATATGGATAAAAAAGAGGTAGCGTTAGAAATTAATCAGGAGATGTTATTGAATGAAGAGGAAAGAATCACGTTAAATACTCCACGTCTATATTCAATCTTACCCATGTTACCTCTATTATTAATGGTTATTTTTAATGTCTTTTTAAAGAAAGATAATGTCGGGATGGTTGAAGTTACGCTCTGTTCTTTCCTCATTAGTATCTTCTTTGAGATGCTTCGATTGAAATCAGTGCAAAAAGGAGTTCAATCGATTCAAGTTTTCTTTGATGGAATGGGAGTAGGGTTAACGACAGTTGTGATTCAAGTCGTAGCAGCATTAACGTTTGTGGAAGGATTAAAAATTATTGGTGTTATTGATTTGTTAACTAATAGTATTAATCAACTTAGTGGAGCAGGATTAATTTTAACGTTATTCTTCTGTGGATTGGCTCTTTGTGTCGGATTATTAAGCGGAAGTGGATTGGCTCTCTTTTATGCATGCGTAGAATTAATGCCGAGCTTTGCAGCGTCTGCTGGGATGAATGCGATGTTACTTGCTATTCCGATGCAGTTTGTCTCTCATTTAGTAAAAAGTATTTCACCTGTATCGCCAACTGTTATTATTATTTCATCCATGATGAATGTCTCGCCTGTTGGATTAATTAAACGTACTATTGTACCTGTACTTATTGGAATGCTATTATCAATTATCCTACCGTATCTCTTATTTTAG
- a CDS encoding zinc ribbon domain-containing protein yields MAFWNDFQKTVSKTAETGIKHTNKWLEIGKLTMSLNAAKLELNELFEQLGEYIYVNKVSDITHSDTVQELFHQVSLQKSKIRKIQMQINQVKQIRACENCGAELDENAKYCPQCRAPQSDQIDWHL; encoded by the coding sequence ATGGCTTTTTGGAATGATTTTCAGAAAACAGTTAGTAAAACAGCAGAAACAGGAATTAAGCATACAAATAAGTGGTTGGAAATTGGGAAGCTAACGATGTCGTTGAATGCGGCAAAGTTAGAGTTAAATGAGTTGTTTGAGCAACTTGGAGAGTATATATATGTAAATAAGGTGAGTGATATCACACATTCAGATACTGTTCAAGAACTCTTTCATCAAGTCTCTCTTCAAAAGTCAAAAATTAGAAAAATACAAATGCAAATCAATCAAGTCAAACAAATTCGAGCGTGTGAAAATTGTGGGGCGGAATTGGATGAAAATGCAAAATATTGCCCTCAATGTCGTGCGCCTCAATCAGATCAAATTGATTGGCATTTATAA
- the hcp gene encoding hydroxylamine reductase: MEMNCNQCQEAAKGIGCTVFGVCGKSPELSALMDTFIYSLIGLSSLAVEAKKLEINTEEIDLFVIEGLFATITNANFDEEEFVSRIQASINYREQYKALLQQKGIVLPSAAIYELDVKTKEEMIHKALHLAIHQTADEDIRSIRELMLFGLKGLAAYLSHAEKLNYKNEALFSAAHEFMASLVNDELTLEQYVPMTLALGEVGVQAMALLDEANTTTFGNPEISTVNIGVGTRPGILITGHDLHDLKQLLEQTKDQGIDIYTHSEMLPAHYYPELKKYEHLKGNYGNAWHLQMKEFETFNGPIVFTTNCLVPPRSNSTYMDRVYTTGNTGYPGFKVIPVLEDGTKDFTAVIEQAKQCVAPTAIEAGQLVGGFAHHQVLSLADSIIEAVKGGAIKHFVVMAGCDGRHKERQYYTDFAQALPNDSVILTAGCAKYRYNKLELGDINGIPRVLDAGQCNDSYSLAVIALKLKEAFGLEDINDLPIVYNIAWYEQKAVIVLLALLSLGVKKIHLGPTLPAFLSPNIVNFLVETFEIGGISSVDEDLKKFLLINE; the protein is encoded by the coding sequence ATGGAAATGAACTGTAATCAATGTCAAGAAGCGGCAAAAGGGATCGGATGTACGGTCTTTGGTGTTTGTGGGAAATCACCAGAATTAAGTGCCTTAATGGATACATTTATTTACTCGTTAATTGGATTATCATCACTTGCGGTGGAAGCCAAAAAATTAGAAATTAATACTGAAGAAATTGATTTATTTGTGATTGAAGGATTATTTGCAACGATTACAAATGCAAACTTTGATGAAGAAGAATTTGTCTCACGTATTCAAGCAAGTATCAATTATCGTGAACAATATAAAGCATTACTTCAACAGAAAGGAATCGTCTTACCATCAGCAGCTATCTATGAACTAGACGTGAAAACAAAAGAAGAAATGATTCACAAAGCACTTCATTTAGCAATTCATCAAACAGCAGATGAAGATATTCGTTCGATTCGTGAGTTAATGTTATTCGGATTAAAGGGATTAGCTGCTTACTTATCGCATGCTGAAAAATTAAACTATAAAAATGAAGCTTTATTTAGTGCAGCCCATGAATTTATGGCTTCATTAGTAAATGATGAATTAACACTTGAGCAATATGTTCCAATGACATTAGCACTTGGTGAAGTTGGAGTTCAGGCGATGGCATTATTAGACGAAGCTAATACAACGACATTTGGAAATCCAGAAATTTCAACTGTCAATATTGGAGTAGGGACACGTCCAGGAATTTTAATCACAGGACATGATTTACACGATTTAAAACAATTACTTGAACAAACAAAAGATCAAGGAATCGATATTTATACACATAGTGAAATGTTACCAGCTCATTATTATCCTGAACTTAAAAAGTATGAGCATTTAAAAGGAAACTATGGGAATGCTTGGCATTTACAAATGAAAGAATTTGAAACATTTAATGGACCAATTGTATTTACAACGAACTGTTTAGTGCCACCACGTTCTAATTCAACTTATATGGATCGTGTGTATACAACAGGAAATACAGGATATCCAGGATTTAAAGTGATTCCTGTATTAGAAGATGGAACAAAAGATTTCACAGCTGTGATTGAGCAAGCTAAACAATGTGTAGCTCCAACAGCGATTGAAGCGGGACAATTAGTGGGTGGATTTGCTCATCATCAAGTCTTAAGTTTAGCAGATTCAATTATTGAAGCAGTAAAAGGTGGGGCGATTAAACACTTTGTCGTAATGGCAGGATGTGATGGACGTCATAAAGAGCGTCAATACTATACAGATTTTGCCCAAGCATTACCGAATGACTCTGTGATTTTAACGGCTGGATGTGCCAAATATCGCTATAATAAATTAGAATTAGGAGATATCAATGGAATTCCACGTGTTTTAGATGCAGGGCAATGTAATGATTCATATTCATTAGCTGTCATTGCCTTAAAATTAAAAGAAGCGTTTGGACTTGAAGATATTAATGACTTACCGATTGTTTATAATATCGCTTGGTATGAACAAAAGGCAGTGATTGTTTTATTAGCGTTATTATCACTTGGTGTGAAAAAAATTCACTTAGGGCCAACATTACCTGCATTCTTATCACCAAATATCGTCAACTTCTTAGTTGAAACATTCGAAATTGGTGGTATCTCAAGTGTTGATGAAGATTTAAAAAAGTTTTTATTAATCAATGAATAA
- a CDS encoding GNAT family N-acetyltransferase, which yields MISIRPMDAIDYEKVANIYQQGIDSKQCTFETEVPTWESFDQGHLQYPRLVAVDEQGQVCGFIVLSLMSSRRCFRGVAEISIYLDRAYTGQGIGRTLMNEMITQSEEAGIWSLFSGIFPENKASIALHQRCGFREIGYREKMGESEDGTFRDVIFFERRSQIIG from the coding sequence ATGATAAGTATCCGCCCAATGGATGCAATTGATTATGAGAAGGTTGCTAACATCTATCAACAGGGAATTGATTCTAAACAATGTACATTTGAGACAGAAGTACCAACCTGGGAGAGTTTTGATCAAGGACATCTTCAGTATCCGCGATTAGTAGCAGTTGATGAACAAGGACAGGTCTGTGGATTTATCGTCTTGAGTTTAATGAGTTCAAGACGATGCTTTCGAGGAGTTGCCGAGATTAGTATTTATTTAGATCGAGCTTATACAGGACAAGGGATTGGAAGAACCTTAATGAATGAAATGATTACTCAATCAGAAGAAGCGGGGATTTGGAGTTTATTTTCTGGAATTTTTCCAGAAAATAAAGCAAGTATTGCACTTCATCAACGATGTGGTTTTCGAGAAATTGGTTATCGTGAGAAAATGGGAGAAAGCGAGGATGGTACTTTTCGAGATGTTATCTTTTTTGAGCGTCGAAGTCAGATCATTGGGTAG
- a CDS encoding Gfo/Idh/MocA family protein → MKQKVRFGIIGTNIITDQFIQAASHCEAFELSAVYSRTEASGQAFAAKYGVKHIFTDLEELLRSDVVDAMYIASPNALHAKQAIMCLNYQKHVLCEKPLASNLKEVEAMIAAAKANHVLLMEAMKTTLLPNFKVIQEQLSKIGTVRRYFASFCQYSSRYDAYRAGTVLNAFNPELSNGALVDIGVYTIAPMIALFGAPLAIKASAHLLESGVDGEGSVIFEYPQMQGTVMYSKISNSSLPAEIQGEEGSIIIDRINQMDQVTIHYRNGEVEEITLPQVEHNMVYEAEEFIQLILNQKHESAVNSFKFSYEVMRVLDEVRSQIGLVYPADLKEID, encoded by the coding sequence ATGAAACAAAAAGTTAGATTTGGAATTATTGGAACTAACATTATTACCGATCAATTTATTCAAGCAGCATCTCATTGTGAAGCCTTTGAATTAAGTGCCGTTTATTCACGTACAGAAGCAAGTGGTCAAGCGTTCGCTGCCAAATATGGGGTGAAACATATATTCACAGATCTTGAAGAGCTTTTAAGAAGTGATGTAGTCGATGCCATGTATATTGCGTCTCCTAATGCCTTACATGCGAAGCAAGCGATTATGTGTTTAAATTATCAAAAGCATGTATTGTGTGAAAAGCCATTAGCATCAAACTTAAAAGAGGTTGAAGCTATGATTGCAGCTGCAAAAGCAAATCATGTTTTGTTGATGGAAGCGATGAAGACAACGTTACTGCCAAACTTTAAAGTGATTCAAGAACAGTTGTCTAAGATTGGAACCGTGCGCCGTTACTTTGCAAGCTTTTGTCAGTATTCATCACGCTATGATGCCTATCGCGCTGGAACAGTTTTAAATGCCTTCAATCCTGAGTTATCGAATGGTGCATTAGTCGATATCGGTGTGTATACTATTGCTCCTATGATTGCGTTATTTGGCGCTCCTTTAGCGATTAAAGCAAGTGCTCATCTGTTAGAATCTGGTGTTGATGGAGAAGGGTCAGTAATTTTTGAATATCCACAAATGCAAGGGACTGTTATGTACTCCAAAATTTCAAACTCATCTCTTCCAGCCGAAATCCAAGGTGAAGAGGGAAGTATTATCATTGATCGAATTAACCAAATGGATCAGGTTACGATTCATTATCGAAATGGTGAAGTGGAAGAAATAACATTACCCCAAGTGGAGCACAATATGGTTTATGAAGCCGAAGAATTTATTCAGCTCATTTTAAATCAAAAACATGAATCAGCAGTGAATTCATTTAAATTTTCGTATGAAGTCATGCGAGTATTAGATGAAGTTCGCTCTCAAATTGGGCTCGTCTATCCAGCTGATTTAAAGGAAATTGATTAA
- a CDS encoding Crp/Fnr family transcriptional regulator: MIKLKQHSLLAYIHPTNLQQLERVSQAITLKKGETLFRQEEIAHSIYFVREGTLKILKTSSMGQEKIFSLYQGGQFVALSTLFNPPHRYPATAMAVEETIVVKVPREALEAGILSTELATREWFKQLNRRLEGVQQLLTDQVFIDAKERFRKWLQRFATAHMSSSDDVFVKIPVTKQEIADLLSIRRETFSRLLGELKEEGLCEVKGKTFKINRQWLSGEE; encoded by the coding sequence GTGATAAAACTGAAGCAACATTCTTTACTCGCCTATATTCATCCAACCAATTTACAACAGTTAGAGCGAGTATCCCAAGCGATAACTTTAAAAAAGGGTGAAACTTTATTTCGACAAGAAGAGATCGCACATTCGATTTATTTTGTTCGTGAAGGAACATTAAAAATATTAAAGACGTCATCGATGGGACAAGAAAAAATCTTTTCTCTATATCAAGGTGGGCAGTTTGTTGCCTTAAGTACGTTATTTAATCCTCCTCACCGTTATCCTGCTACAGCCATGGCTGTTGAAGAAACGATTGTGGTTAAAGTTCCACGTGAGGCGTTAGAAGCGGGGATTTTATCGACTGAATTAGCAACGCGAGAATGGTTTAAACAACTCAATCGTCGATTAGAAGGGGTTCAACAATTATTAACGGACCAAGTATTCATTGATGCGAAAGAGCGATTTAGAAAATGGTTACAACGTTTTGCTACTGCCCATATGTCTTCTTCAGACGATGTCTTTGTAAAAATTCCTGTAACTAAACAAGAGATTGCTGATTTACTCAGTATTCGCAGAGAAACATTTAGTCGCCTGTTAGGGGAACTAAAAGAAGAGGGATTATGTGAAGTCAAGGGGAAAACCTTTAAAATCAATCGTCAATGGTTAAGTGGTGAAGAGTAG
- a CDS encoding ATP-dependent helicase has protein sequence MADELTSYLYDHFKMTLTPSQKDAVEALHGPICVISCPGSGKTTVTVIRLANLMVKGGVSPQQILALTFSKASAKDMNDRFKSLFPSLANHVKFATIHSFAFHIIRHFEQISGTRYEFIDTPNQMTHSKRQLLASIYLEKSERYLSDDEYEMITGQISLLKNLMIEPHQTKEIKKYVENEVELFIQVYKAYEQKKEANFFLDYDDLLTTAYQILIHQDELRTFYQQRYTHIQIDEAQDTSKIQYELIKLVATPRNNLFLVGDDDQSIYAFRGAYPKQLLDFKQTFKDAQIIYLTENFRSSQNIVEMSSTFISHNHDRYPKEIKTPNPPSSVPVLHHFQTEKEQFTYLIEQLKAIDDLNEVAILYRQNVSAISLIEMLERHQLPFKLQEGKLTFFTHPIVKDVVAFFHLTLNPRDAEAFKRIAKILYLSASVIQQTLAQSESPYLDYLTRQVAFKTAFQRDKIRQFKLNLPKLKDLPPKRGIHFILDTLDYESYLTKRGFIKDEKERVYTQGLAVIETLKSIASETGDIHEFLNRLSHLYQLSHQSSQQMMPAINLLTFHASKGLEFNTVFLVDCMDGITPSSSALNQHLLHEEEEFEEERRLFYVAMTRARHQLQILSVANKHNILFNRSVFVKDVHQILYPKSATESLPQPKRTASGRSISELKSMNLTTSVDLKAYQIGVLIHHQRFGDGTIIDLDGETATIQFEHEQKRISLRITVENGNVSLKSS, from the coding sequence ATGGCCGATGAACTTACATCTTATTTATACGATCATTTTAAAATGACCTTAACCCCCTCTCAAAAAGACGCCGTGGAAGCTTTACATGGTCCAATCTGTGTGATTAGTTGTCCAGGTAGCGGGAAAACAACTGTTACAGTGATTCGCTTAGCAAATCTAATGGTTAAAGGAGGCGTTTCCCCTCAACAAATTTTGGCTCTAACCTTTTCAAAAGCCTCTGCGAAAGACATGAATGACCGATTTAAATCTCTATTTCCATCATTAGCAAATCACGTCAAATTCGCAACCATTCATAGTTTTGCTTTTCATATCATCCGACATTTTGAACAGATTAGTGGGACGCGATATGAATTTATTGATACCCCTAATCAAATGACACATAGTAAACGACAACTGCTTGCTTCTATTTATCTTGAGAAATCCGAGCGCTATTTAAGTGATGACGAGTATGAGATGATAACAGGGCAAATTAGTTTATTAAAAAACTTAATGATTGAACCCCATCAGACAAAGGAGATTAAAAAGTACGTCGAAAATGAAGTGGAATTATTTATTCAAGTTTATAAAGCTTATGAACAAAAAAAAGAAGCTAACTTTTTCCTTGATTATGACGATTTATTAACAACCGCCTATCAAATTTTAATTCATCAGGATGAGCTTCGTACCTTTTATCAACAACGCTATACCCACATTCAAATTGATGAAGCACAAGATACATCTAAAATTCAATACGAACTCATTAAATTAGTGGCGACTCCTAGAAACAACCTCTTTTTAGTCGGTGATGATGATCAAAGTATTTATGCCTTCCGCGGGGCTTACCCTAAGCAATTACTTGACTTTAAACAAACCTTCAAAGACGCACAAATTATTTATTTAACGGAAAATTTTCGTTCAAGCCAAAATATTGTTGAGATGTCATCAACCTTTATTAGTCACAATCATGATCGTTATCCAAAAGAAATTAAAACTCCCAATCCCCCTTCTTCTGTGCCGGTTCTTCATCATTTTCAAACTGAAAAAGAACAGTTTACATATTTAATTGAACAATTAAAAGCAATCGATGATTTAAATGAGGTCGCCATTTTATATCGTCAAAATGTTTCAGCGATTTCGTTGATTGAAATGCTTGAGCGTCACCAACTTCCATTTAAACTCCAAGAGGGGAAACTTACCTTCTTTACTCATCCGATTGTCAAAGATGTCGTCGCTTTCTTTCATCTCACACTAAATCCAAGAGATGCTGAAGCCTTTAAACGTATCGCTAAAATTCTATATTTGTCTGCTTCTGTCATTCAACAAACCTTAGCTCAAAGCGAAAGTCCTTATTTAGATTATTTGACACGTCAGGTCGCTTTCAAAACCGCCTTTCAGCGTGATAAAATCAGACAATTCAAATTAAATCTTCCAAAACTTAAAGACCTTCCTCCTAAACGAGGCATTCACTTTATCTTAGATACGCTCGATTATGAAAGCTATTTAACGAAACGAGGATTTATTAAAGACGAGAAAGAACGAGTTTATACCCAAGGTCTTGCCGTCATTGAAACATTAAAAAGTATTGCCTCAGAAACTGGTGACATTCATGAGTTTTTAAATCGCTTGTCCCATCTGTATCAGCTGAGTCATCAAAGTTCTCAGCAAATGATGCCTGCTATTAACTTATTAACCTTTCATGCATCTAAAGGTTTAGAATTTAATACCGTCTTCTTAGTCGATTGTATGGATGGAATTACCCCCTCATCAAGTGCCTTGAATCAGCATCTCTTACACGAGGAAGAAGAATTTGAAGAAGAACGCCGTCTCTTTTATGTCGCCATGACACGTGCTCGCCATCAGCTTCAAATTCTGAGCGTTGCCAATAAGCACAACATTCTTTTTAACCGTTCCGTTTTTGTAAAAGATGTTCATCAAATTCTTTATCCAAAGTCAGCAACTGAATCATTACCACAGCCTAAACGAACGGCTAGTGGACGCTCGATTTCAGAACTGAAATCCATGAACCTAACCACCTCTGTTGATTTAAAAGCTTATCAAATTGGAGTCTTGATTCATCATCAACGATTCGGTGATGGAACCATTATTGATTTAGACGGTGAAACAGCAACTATTCAATTTGAGCACGAACAAAAGCGAATCAGTTTAAGAATTACGGTTGAAAACGGGAATGTCTCGTTAAAATCATCATAA